ctgtgtgcctggaATTGTGTGGGGGTGCTGGGGAAAACCAGTCACACATTCCTGGCCTGAGGGACTCCTTGCTGAgctggggaaagaaaaagatgagcCAGCAGAACAGATGTCCTAGGGGAGCTCAACTAGATTCAGAAACCAGTCAAACCAGTACAGAAAAGGTGCTCATCCTCACCAGGTTCCTAAGAAACCCAAATTAAAAGGATGAGATGCCATTTTTACCCATCAGACTGAGAAAGAATTGTCCAGGAGCTGCTGTGGTGAAATGGGGCACAAATTTCAATGGTCGTTTATATCCAAAAGCAGGTGGTGCGGTAAGAAAATTTGTACGCTTATGTACTGTTGGTCACAATACTTCTGCAATCTTTTCTGGAGGAAAATCAGACAATaactatcaaaattttaaaagtgcattTACTTCTTGACTCTGCAGTTCTGCAACCAGGAAATTAACCTACAGAAATATTTGCTCATGTGAACAAAAGACGCTCAAAATTAAACAACACTGTTCATCAATAGGagaggattaaaaataaattgctatCTGTCTACACAAGGAAATACCacgtaattataataataatgaaatggcTCTCTGTATTGACATGATTGGAAGGGGAGAAGGGATGTGTCTAGGTTGTTTATGTATGAATAGAAAGAACCATAAAGAAACTGCTTGTTCAAATGGCTACTTCCTGGGAAGGAAACAGGATAACAATGGGGATTAGGACTTACACTCTTTTGTTTatatgcgtgcgtgcatgctaagtcacttcagttgtgtccaattcttggcgaccctatggactatgaaAAAGATGAGCCAGCAGAACAGATGTCCTAGGGGAGCCCAGCTAGATTCAGAAACCAGTCAAACCAGTACAGAAAAGGTGCTCATCCTCACCAGGTTCCTAAGAAACCCAAATTAAAAGGATGAGATGCCATTTTTACCCATCAGACTGAAAGAATTGTCCAGGAGCTGCTGCCAAGCTCCTGTtcatggagtgggtggccatgccctcctccaggggatctcctcgacccagggatcaaacctgcatttcctacgactcctgcattgcaggtggattcttcaccactgagccaccagggaagccccttttgttTATACACTTCTATATTATCTGAATTTTTACCAGCCTCCTCTGAATCCAAATTATACTCTCATTGTGATATATAGTCGTTCCTCAGTCTCCACGTGGGGGGACTGGTTCCAGCACCCTCCCTGCAGTTACTAAAATCTGAGGATACCCAAATCCCTTATGTAAAAATGGCATAGTTGCTGGGCTGCTGTTTAGTGGCTccgctgtgtccagctctttgtgaccccatggactgtagcccgtcaggctcctctgtttatgggatttcccaggcgagaacactggagtgggttgccttttccttctccaggggatcttcccgacccatggactgaaccagcatctcctgcactggcaggtggattctttattgctgagccaccagggaagcccctattattCACTTACTGTACAAAAATACTATTTGACACTACTCACACATGAGATTGTTCCTACAGACTTAAAATATGAGCCTTACCTGATGGCAAGGATAAATCTGTGTAAATATAACTCATATCTGACCTCTGGTTTGGGAAGGTTTCAGTGCAATGGGCTATGCATGTAAAGTACACACCAGATTTCTAAGatttagtaagaaaaaaatgaatgtagaatatctcattaatattttatattaaaataaattttataggaTTGCATGTTAAAATGGTATTGTTTTGGATATACTGCGGTAAGTataattgttaaaatatttttattaatataaaaacttaatttcacctttttccttttttaaatctttctaaaTGGAGCTACTAGAACATTGAAAATTAAatacatgggaataccagaccacctgacctgcctcttgagaaacctatatgcaggtcaggaagcaacagttagaactggacatggaacaacaacagactggttccaaataggaaaagcagtacatcaaggctgtatattgtcaccctgcttatttaacttctatgcagagtacatcatgagaaacactgggctggaagaagcacaagctggaatcaagattgccaggagaaatatcaacaaacctcagatatggagatgacaccacccttgtggcagaaagtgaagaggaactaaaaagcctcttgatgaaagtgaaagagagagtgataaagttggcttaaagctcaacattcagaaaacgaagatcatgacatctggtcccatcacttcatggcaaatagatgggggaacagtggaaacagtgtcagacactattttttggggctccaaaatcactgcagatggtgactgcagccatgaaattaaaagacactccttggaagaaaagttatgaccaacctagatagcatattcaaaagcagagacattactttgccaacaaaggtccgtctagtcaaggctatagtttttccagtgctcatgtatggatgcgagagttggactgtgaagaaagctaagcgtcgaagaattgatgcttttgaactgttgtgttggagaagactcttgagagtcccttggactgcaaggagatccaaccagtccattctaaacgacatcagccctgggatttctttggaaggaatgatgctaaagctgaaactccagtactttggccacctcatgaaaagagttgactcattggaaaagactctgatgctgggagggattgggggcaggaggagaaggggacgacagaggatgagattgctggatggcatcaccgacttgatggactgagtttgagtgaactctgggaattggtgatggacagggaggcctgacgtgctgagattcatggggtctcaaagagtcggacatgactgagcaactgaactgaactgaatgcgtcATATTCCTACTAGATAGTGCTAGTCTGGAGAGCCTAAGGGAGTGTTTCTAGAAGACATCAGAAGGGCAATACCTGTTCCACAGGTCGTCAtcttctccaccccacccccagaacgCATTAGGAAAGCCATTGATCTTCTGAAACTGTTCCACCGTTAAGCCGCTCACTCCGCCAAAGAACTCAGTATAAGGAAGCCTAAAAGGAGATGTATGGCATCAATTATCCGTGCATGAAAGGGTGTTCTCTTTTTCCCCCGTAGAACAGGCCATCTCATGGGAGAACTAAGTCTTAAGTAAAACAATAATCTGTGCTACTGCCCCGAACCACCTGAAATGGTTTCCTCGGGCCAAATGCATCAACCCAAGTAGctaattaaatttcttttctaactgatgttttttttaaatcacagctttattgagacagAACTGACATGCCATATAACTTacccatttattattttttgaaaatatttactgattgaTTGGTTTGGTCTGAGTGTAGCAGGTGgggtctttgatctttgttgaagtatgtgggatctagtctcctgaccagggatcaaaccttggtcccCCACACTGGGGGCATGGAGTCCCTAATTTACTTATTTAAGGTGTAAAATTCAAtggctttttttaatatatattcatgGAGATTTGCAACCATGGCCACAATCAGTGTTAATCAATTTCAtcaccgcccctcccccaccctaggAGCCTTGTACCCATCATCAGCAGTCAGTCACTCATTTTTCCCTACTCTCCTCAACCCTATACAACCACagttcttctttctgtctctacagatttgcctattctggacatttcatacaaacTGAATCATATAATACTCGGTCTTTCATAGCTAGTtgtctttcactgagcataacactttctaggttcatccaggctgtcacatagatcagtacttcatttcttcttattgccaaataGCATTCCATCATATGGATTGATATACTACATttcgtttatccattcatcagtagATTGTGATTCACACTGGAGCTAATTTGATTTGGTCATCCTTGCACCTTTCATCATCCTTCTAAATTTAACCTctttaattaaaaggaaataatactCACAGATACATATACTTATCCAGTTTAGTCGCAAAGTGCCTTGGCATCTGTCCACATCCATAATAGTTACGATCACTTTCTGGTATGTGATCCACGTCATGAAAAATGAGGCAGTCCCAGTCCAGGTCCTTCATTGCTTCTTGAAAACCCACATTAAAAAGCATCGCTCGATTAAAGGGTTGGGTGCcaacctaaaagaagcagaactttatttttaaaggactctTGAAGAAGAATCTTTGCTGCCTCAGCCCTGCCTAAAAGAGAGCTTACTGAGAGATCACTGGGCCGGAAGGGTGGTGGGTCCTGCCTGGTTCATCACTGACTCACCATCACTTGACCTCTGGCCTCAACTTCCTCAGGAATAAAAAAGGGTATTAAGTATAAACCTAAGCCTCTCTCTCCCAAGGCTGTTTGAAAGCAGAGAGTCAGCTGTGTAATGGCATTTAGAAGGGTACCCAACCCACTACACGGAAGGAAGAACAACACAGCCATTTCCACCTGCAGCCCCTTATCTCCCGGGAACTTCCTGGGTCTGAAATGTAAAGACAATACCCAAAGCAGTTCCAGCAAAACCAGCCCACAAGAGGCCTTTGTTCAAGGGTAAACGAAGCTCCAGGCAGCACTCAAACCTGCTAGTACTGAACATCACGGAGGAGCACAGGACACCCTCTGCTCCCTGCCCCACACAGAGCCACTCAATCGTTGAGTTTTCGATCTTATGGGCTCTTAACCCCAAGGACGGATCAGCTTGACACTCTCTCAATTGTAGTcttggaagagaaagaagagagaagaaagggccACTCACTTGCTCCACCACATAAAACGCAAACTGCAGGCGCTGGCGCTGGAGCATGGGAATGAGGTGTCGGAGCAGGACCGGGAGGTGCTCATGGCGGTTCCGGAAGGGGACAAGGATGGCCACCTGCAGCGGGTCATAGCGACAGAGGCCACCCGGTCAGCGAGTCCCCTCAACTGCTCCCACAGCACTGGAGCCCGGCTCGCTTGGGGGCCTCCAGGGAGTTGCCTTACCCTCCACTTCTCTGCAGTCACCCTTTATGTCAGTAGTATCTCCTGTTTCTTTATTCTAGCGCAGCTTGTTTTAGAACAATGTGGGTGTGCTTGTCCCAACCACACTAGACTAAGAGATTAGGAGGGTTGGTGAGATGTCTTAACACTCCTTTATATGAGAGCAAAGCCTTGTTCTGTGTCTTgtatattctccaggcaagaatactggagtgggtagccattcccttctccaggggatcttcccgacccaggggttgtcccacattgcaagtggattctttaccatctgagccacctgggaagccccatattatcAACATAtactaaatgaataattttaactGACATGAAAaaacatctatatatatatatttaatgctgGTCATTaagttgattttatatcccagTGATGGAGTGGAAACACTGCTTTGTTCCAGATCTGCTTGATCGCTGCTGTACTATAGCATCTCACAGGGCTGGCAGGGAATAAGCACTTTACTAAATACTTGTTGAAAGAATTGACTTAAGTCACTGTCAAGCTTGAGCCACACTACTGATGTCTCCTGATTACAGTCATgcagaaaaaaaactaaacaattcTCACAGGCTAGATAGTTCTGCTTTTTACTCCACCAGATTCTTGGCAATAATGCCAAATAAAGCACAAAGCACTGAATTTGTGAAGATGGCTTCTGCAAATCTATCAGGAGAGACCCACCACCCCCCTTCCCCCACTACTTAGCCAATATtcctggaaggaagaaaaagggtCCTGGTTCGGTGACCAGAACAATGCGTATGTCTGCGGCTACAGCAGAGTCCTCAGGGAAACCCACTCCTCCATTATGTTCCCATCAGATGCAAATCCTTTGCAGTAAGCGGTAAGTAGGATGCAAATTACAAAGTGTCAGAGGGGAATCCAGGGTGATCCGACATGACAGCAAGTCCAGGTAGGCTTCCCAGCACCTGGGGTCTGACCCCACCCTACCTTCCATCGAGGCACACAATCTGACGGCTTCCAGTGACCGCCCAGCTTGATGGTTGGGTCTTTAGAGAAGAGTTCATGGATGGCGTCCATTCCAATCTCACTCATGTTTATGTCTATTGGGCCCTCTGAacagagatggggaaaaaaatagtaagAGGCCACGAAATTCCTACGTTCAGGGTTGTAATCTCTGGCGTGGATCAGTGCTTTTTCAGTGGGTTGTGTTTTTTAACAAGGATGGGGGTCCCTACGTCTGCTTCCCAACCCACTGGGTTTCAGTTCATCCCTATTTCTGGGTAAAGCGGCAAACCAAGAAATAAAGACTTGGGAGTTCTGCTTCCACCAAAGatgtagaaagaaatgaagaccgAGTACAAAAGCAGCTGAACTTctcaaagaggaaggagaaaagcagCTGAGCTTGGTAGCATCTCTGTGTGCTCCTGAGCCGAGTGCGGACACGCTGTCCCGATTCACTGATCAGTGACCCTGACTGGTCATGGCCAAACTCAGAACATGCATCATCTCGAACTCAAGTCAGGAAGAAGACAGTCCAAGAAGCCCCAAAGCACAGGAAAGGTGTAAGAGTACACTGTCATTGCTCTAGATTACGCATGAGATTCTaagaagggaaggggaagggaaggggaagcggaaaaaggaagagaaagaaaagatgcaagaatTTTTCTTAACCAGCACTTTGTTAAGAAAATAACTTCTCTCATATTAAATGAGTTATACAATCAGTGTGAGATTTACAGTAAAAGACAAAGCTGGTTGCCTACACTTTCTCAAGGGTATCTTAACAGACCTCAAGTTACAAAGGAAGTGGAACATGTAGAGCAAAGAGTGAAAAATGTGGTGGGAGATGGCGCCAGAGCAGAGGCGACCCTGCAGAAGGGCTGCCGAGGAGCCAGGCCACGTGCAACCTTCATAGTTCCTATTTCCAAGGGCCAGGAGGAGTTTACAATCTCTCTGTAAGTAGACGTATCGAGAGATCAAGAACACTCTCCCTTCTATTTTAATCAAATAGAAGGACATCGGTTTTAAAAGCAGAGGAAGATAAGCAAGCACTCTACTCACTCATGGAAGGGAGCCTTTCGGGACAGGTATGGTTTGCAAAGTAGGTGAAGTCTTCAGGAAGAAAAGTCGTGGTCTGTAGGAAGGATTCGCTGTGGTTCAAGTCAAGAGGATAATctagagagggaagaaaagaaaaggcagctCCGATTGGTACAAGTCTTCATCTCTGTAATTCTCAGATGCCCACCAAACAAGGATTTTTCTAAGTCATTATCTTTTGGTGAGGCAGGATGCTGACTTAGCCCTTCCGCTGAAATTTGAATACATCAATAGAAATGTTAATCAGATGATACTATTTCACCAGTGTTTCTGTTCTCATTGTTATTATAGTTTGATATGCAGTCAGTTCATAGTCAAACAACCCTGCAAcataactgaaaaagagaaaCCAGCATTCCCTCCCATGTCTTTCTGAAAGGAAATGCTCTCACTTCTGTTAATCAACTACCTtagtattttgggcttccctggtggctcagatggtaacgaatctgcctgcaatgcaagagacttaggttcgatccctgggttgtaagattccccggagaagagaatggctactcactctagtattcttgcctggaggatcgcatggacaggggagcctggtgggctacagtccatggggttgcaaaaagtcggacacaactgagcaactaacatgtacATACATGCATACCTTAGTATTTATCTCTATCAGCCTATACAgccagtcttttcttttttggggggtgtcttttttttttattgcggtatacttgctttacaatgttgtattagtttctgctgtgcagcaaagtcaACCAGGTATCCATTTACattatcccctcttttttttggatttccttcccatttagttcaccacagagcactgagtagcgttccctgtgctataaagtaggttcttattagttatccattttatacagaGTATCAGTAGTatctatatatgtcaatcccaaatctCCTAATTCACCCCACACCCcccttgatatatatatatatttatttatttatttatttattctctatgtctgtgtctctatttctgctttgcaaataagatcatcagaACCattcttttctagattccacatatgtgttcATAATGTACGATACTTCTGCCTGACTTCACTTTGtacgacagtctctaggtctatccacatctctacaaatggcacagttttgttcttttttatggtatACAGTTGATCTCGATGCTTCGTTTTTAGGTCTGTTAACTTTTCACTATGGAGGATGAAGATTTCGTAcccttcctcccctgcctccaCCACACACATACCCTTCCCATCCTCCAGTATCCCTACAGTGAGACATGCTAATTGTGGTTAGGACAGTCTTCAGTATTTTTATTATGATGACTCAATAAACATTCTCTGTTGCTGAGAAATGTGGAAAGGATGATTACATTTCCTTTCCTGCCAAGTTTTCTGCCCCCTGGATTAAttgtcttcttttcctgtttgcttCGTTTTATGTGGAATGATGACAAGTGGATGTCTTGCCCTTCGCCACTTCACTTCCCCTCAAGACACAGGCATCGGGTCTTCCTCTTGCTAAGAAGGTCCAGCGCCtcccaacccactccaacatggacgggtcttcctgacccactcGGGCTACTCTGGGATCTCCCTTCATCAGTGGCCAGGGGAGTCCGTTCATCTCCCTAGGGTGTCGAACCTCAGTTTTCCTAACTTCAACTTCTTTGTTTTCACTGGGTAAAGCACATTCTTCCAGTGGCTTCCTAAAAAGGGGAAACggaagtgattttgaaaccctggatatctgattatttttattcttcctcaGTTGATACATGGGTTTTACAGAATTCTAGGCTGGAGATAAATTTTCCTTTGGAATTGTAAAGGTGCTGTTCCACTTCCTTCTAGAGTCCTGTGGGCCTGTAAGTCCAGTCATTCCAATTCCTGTTCTTTGTAAAAGGTGACAGTAATTTCTTTCTGGAAGCGTGAAGAACTTTCTCTTTGTTCAGGAAATTTGATATTGGTGTGCTTGCCCCACTGTGTTGGCAATGTAGTAGCCTCTGAAGTCTGGGGATTCAAGTCCTGTTCAAGAATTTTTCAGAGGTATCACTGTGGTGATGATTTCCTGCCTTCTGTATTCTGGGCTCTCTTTCTGGATGTTGGGCCTCCTGGCCCTataattttctcatcttttctacCTGACTTTCTATCCTGCCATTTTTCTGCTCTACCTTCAGAGAGATTTCCTCAATTTTATCCAGTCCTTTATCATTtcctgctttttttaaatttcctagtgTCCCTTTAATTTTCCGAATGTTCATCTTTTTCAATATCTTGTTCCACGTTTACAATCCTTGTCCTCTGACCCTCAAGAACACGTGTGATGGTTAAGTTTTCTCCTCCCAGCATACCGTTTCTTCCAATTTGTTGCTTGTTTTGATCGCCGGCAC
This portion of the Ovis canadensis isolate MfBH-ARS-UI-01 breed Bighorn chromosome 13, ARS-UI_OviCan_v2, whole genome shotgun sequence genome encodes:
- the B4GALT5 gene encoding beta-1,4-galactosyltransferase 5 isoform X2; amino-acid sequence: MRVRRGLLRLPRRSLLAALFFFSLSSSLLYFVYVAPGIVNTYLFMMQAQGILIRDNMRTIGAQVYEQVVRSAYARRNSSVNDSDYPLDLNHSESFLQTTTFLPEDFTYFANHTCPERLPSMKGPIDINMSEIGMDAIHELFSKDPTIKLGGHWKPSDCVPRWKVAILVPFRNRHEHLPVLLRHLIPMLQRQRLQFAFYVVEQVGTQPFNRAMLFNVGFQEAMKDLDWDCLIFHDVDHIPESDRNYYGCGQMPRHFATKLDKYMYLLPYTEFFGGVSGLTVEQFQKINGFPNAFWGWGGEDDDLWNRVQNAGYSVSRPEGDTGKYKSIPHHHRGEVQFLGRYALLRKSKERQAVDGLNNLNYFANVTYDALYKNITVNLTPELAQVTEF
- the B4GALT5 gene encoding beta-1,4-galactosyltransferase 5 isoform X1; this translates as MDGVQGVVRAELTCVNTYLFMMQAQGILIRDNMRTIGAQVYEQVVRSAYARRNSSVNDSDYPLDLNHSESFLQTTTFLPEDFTYFANHTCPERLPSMKGPIDINMSEIGMDAIHELFSKDPTIKLGGHWKPSDCVPRWKVAILVPFRNRHEHLPVLLRHLIPMLQRQRLQFAFYVVEQVGTQPFNRAMLFNVGFQEAMKDLDWDCLIFHDVDHIPESDRNYYGCGQMPRHFATKLDKYMYLLPYTEFFGGVSGLTVEQFQKINGFPNAFWGWGGEDDDLWNRVQNAGYSVSRPEGDTGKYKSIPHHHRGEVQFLGRYALLRKSKERQAVDGLNNLNYFANVTYDALYKNITVNLTPELAQVTEF